DNA from Symphalangus syndactylus isolate Jambi chromosome 22, NHGRI_mSymSyn1-v2.1_pri, whole genome shotgun sequence:
ggATGGCCATTTTTACAGAAACAaaattgttgtgtgtgtgtgtgtatgttttcaaATCTTGGGGCTGTTGAATCCATCAGTAGCAAAGGGGCCCAACACGTGTTCGGTTTGGCTGGCTCGGTGTTTTTTTCACGAGTGAATTGGATGCTTCCAGTCCTCCCCAGACCCCTGCACTTAACTCCACTCGACTTCACTCTTCCGGCTTGGGAACGGGTGGTCCCGCCCCCGGCAGCTTCTGTCCCGCCCTCGCCGTGGCTCCGCCCCCTTTTCTGCGGCCcgcctctttctcctccctctgccctcccGCTTTCCATCTGTCGTAAAAGACACAGCGACGCTTGATGGCCGGCGTCGTTTGACGGCTGGAGGCCACcgagaagaaggaggaagcagCGGTGGCGGCTGCTGCGGCGGTTGCTGCGGGGGCCGGGGTGGGCGCCGCGGTCCGGGCCGGGCAGTGAGGCGCGGGCGGCCGGGCCGGTGGGCTGGGCGGCGGGCCCGGCGGCCGCCCTCTCGCCCTCGCGCCCTTGCCCGCGCCTGGCGGCCCGATGTGGCTGCAGCAGCGGCTCAAGGGGCTGCCGGGACTGCTGTCGAGCAGCTGGGCCCGCCGCCTCCTCTGCCTGCTTggcctcctgctgctgcttctgtggTTTGGGGGGTCCGGCGcgcggcgggcggcgggcggccTGCACCTGCTGCCCTGGTCCCGCGGTGAGCCGGGCGCCGCCGAGCCGTCTGCCTGCCTGGAAGCGGCCACCCGCGCCTGGCACGGCCTGCGGGAGCGCGGCGAGGCAGTACCGCTGGGCCCTGGAGTGCCGGCCCTGGTGGCCAACGGCTTCCTGGCCCTGGACGTGGCCGCCAACCGGCTGTGGGTGACCCCCGGGGAGCGGGAGCCCGCCGTGGCGCCGGACTTTGTGCCCTTCGTGCAGCTGCGCCCGCTGAGCGCGCTGGCTGAAGCTGGAGAGGCAGTGCTGCTGCTGCGGGAGGGGCTGCTGCGCCGCGTGCGTTGCCTGCAGCTGGGGTCCCCAGGTCCTGGCCCCGTGGCCGCCGGCCCCGGGCCCGCCTCCGTCTCTGGCCTTGCCACGGGGTCCGGCCGCGACTGCGTGCTGCTGCAAGAGGACTTTCTGGCGCACAGGGGCCGACCCCACGTCTACCTGCAGCGCATCCAGCTCAACAACCCGACGGAGCGCGTGGCCGCGCTGCAGACTGTGGGGCCCACTGCCGGCCCAGCCCCCAAGGCCTTCACCAGTACCCTGGAGAAGGTCGGAGACCATCAGTTCCTCCTCTACTCAGGCCGGTCCCCGCCTACGCCCACTGGGTTGGTGCACCTGGTGGTGGTGGCCGCCAAGAAGCTGGTGAACCGCCTCCAAGTGGCTCCCAAGACGCAGCTGGATGAGACGGTGCTGTGGGTGGTGCACGTCTCTGGCCCCATTAACCCCCAGGTGCTCAAAAGCAAAGCAGCCAAGGAGCTCAAGGCGCTGCAGGACTTGGCACGGAAGG
Protein-coding regions in this window:
- the KIAA2013 gene encoding uncharacterized protein KIAA2013 homolog isoform X1, which codes for MWLQQRLKGLPGLLSSSWARRLLCLLGLLLLLLWFGGSGARRAAGGLHLLPWSRGEPGAAEPSACLEAATRAWHGLRERGEAVPLGPGVPALVANGFLALDVAANRLWVTPGEREPAVAPDFVPFVQLRPLSALAEAGEAVLLLREGLLRRVRCLQLGSPGPGPVAAGPGPASVSGLATGSGRDCVLLQEDFLAHRGRPHVYLQRIQLNNPTERVAALQTVGPTAGPAPKAFTSTLEKVGDHQFLLYSGRSPPTPTGLVHLVVVAAKKLVNRLQVAPKTQLDETVLWVVHVSGPINPQVLKSKAAKELKALQDLARKEMLELLEMPAAELLQDHQLLWAQLFSPGVEMKKITDTHTPSGLTVNLTLYYMLSCSPAPLLSPSLSHRERDQMESTLNYEDHCFSGHATMHAENLWPGRLSSVQQILQLSDLWRLTLQKRGCKGLVKVGAPGILQGMVLSFGGLQFTENHLQFQADPDVLHNSYALHGIRYKSDHINLAVLADAEGKPYLHVSVESRGQPVKIYACKAGCLDEPVELTSAPTGHTFSVMVTQPITPLLYISTDLTHLQDLRHTLHLKAILAHDEHMAQQDPGLPFLFWFSVASLITLFHLFLFKLIYNEYCGPGAKPLFRSKEDPSV